One segment of Saprospiraceae bacterium DNA contains the following:
- a CDS encoding SPASM domain-containing protein, producing MSLHLNDSLNFIAKITPRRAWNFAKVLASFYLSRWTRRPLQWGLPVTVSIEPTTACNLRCPECPSGLRAFSRDTGNLKADFFRKTVDALHRDLFYLIFYFQGEPYIHPQFLDMVNYAHRRRIFTTTSTNGHFLDDENARRTVESGLDRLIISVDGTTQETYEQYRVGGSLDKVLQGARNVVAWKRKLKSRRPHIIFQFLVVRPNEHQIADIHRLAKEIGVDEVKLKTAQVYDYQQGNPLIPTLHRYARYRQSADGSWQVKHALANHCWKLWHACVVTWDGVVVPCCFDKDAQHRLGDLKQAAFRDVWHSPAYVAFRRAILKGRDQIDICQNCTEGCTVWA from the coding sequence ATGAGCCTTCACCTCAACGACAGCCTGAACTTTATCGCCAAAATCACCCCGCGCCGCGCTTGGAATTTTGCCAAGGTGCTGGCTTCGTTTTATTTGTCCCGATGGACGCGCCGTCCCCTCCAATGGGGGCTTCCCGTGACGGTCAGCATAGAGCCTACCACCGCTTGCAACCTGCGCTGCCCCGAGTGCCCCAGTGGGCTGCGGGCGTTCAGCCGCGATACGGGCAATCTGAAAGCCGATTTTTTCCGAAAAACGGTGGATGCCTTGCACCGCGACCTCTTTTACCTCATTTTTTATTTTCAAGGAGAGCCTTACATCCATCCCCAATTTCTCGATATGGTGAACTACGCGCACCGCCGCCGCATTTTCACCACCACAAGCACCAACGGGCATTTTCTCGACGACGAGAATGCGCGCCGCACGGTGGAAAGCGGCCTCGACCGACTCATCATCTCAGTGGATGGCACCACGCAGGAGACTTACGAACAATATCGGGTGGGTGGCTCGCTTGACAAAGTGTTGCAAGGTGCCCGCAACGTGGTGGCTTGGAAACGCAAACTGAAAAGTCGCCGCCCGCATATCATTTTTCAGTTTTTGGTGGTGCGGCCCAACGAGCACCAAATCGCCGACATACATCGGCTCGCCAAAGAAATCGGCGTGGACGAGGTGAAACTCAAAACTGCCCAAGTGTATGACTATCAACAGGGCAACCCGCTCATCCCCACCCTCCACCGATATGCTCGCTACCGCCAATCCGCCGATGGCTCGTGGCAGGTGAAGCACGCCCTTGCCAACCATTGCTGGAAGCTCTGGCACGCCTGCGTCGTCACTTGGGATGGGGTCGTGGTGCCTTGCTGTTTTGACAAGGACGCGCAACACCGATTGGGTGATTTGAAGCAAGCCGCTTTCCGCGATGTGTGGCACTCGCCTGCGTACGTTGCGTTTCGGCGAGCTATTCTCAAGGGGCGCGACCAGATTGATATCTGCCAGAATTGCACGGAAGGCTGCACGGTCTGGGCTTAG
- a CDS encoding alpha/beta hydrolase, whose product MQSIFYDHPHGKIHTLRFGTGPKLLIALHGFGDRARMFAVLEEALGKNYTVVAVDWPFHGQTEWSERTFTKDDLLGIIRQILAQHECERFCLMGFSFGARLSQAMLPELAPHLDKLYLLSPDGVKTKGMTTAVHTPMWVRRLLFRVLQKPEWFIRLVQWGRKTGLVPPLIHHFLTNNLNRPERLQRTFGCWLSLDSFYLRRRHIKATLQKNSLPTDVYIGLNDRFLHQKALRNLYEGLPNVRVFWLEEGHRLVGEGLAEEIIAAIKI is encoded by the coding sequence ATGCAATCCATCTTTTACGACCACCCGCACGGCAAAATACACACCCTCCGGTTTGGCACTGGCCCAAAGCTGCTCATTGCCTTGCACGGATTTGGCGACCGCGCGCGGATGTTTGCGGTGCTGGAAGAAGCCTTGGGAAAAAACTACACCGTCGTGGCAGTGGATTGGCCTTTTCACGGGCAAACGGAATGGTCGGAGCGCACGTTCACCAAAGACGACTTGCTCGGCATCATTCGTCAAATTCTCGCCCAACACGAATGTGAGCGATTCTGCCTCATGGGCTTCAGCTTCGGCGCGCGACTTTCGCAAGCCATGCTGCCCGAACTCGCCCCACATCTCGATAAACTTTACCTGCTTTCCCCCGACGGCGTAAAAACAAAAGGCATGACCACTGCCGTGCACACTCCCATGTGGGTGCGTCGCCTCTTGTTCAGGGTTTTGCAAAAACCAGAGTGGTTTATCCGCCTCGTGCAATGGGGGCGCAAAACAGGTCTCGTGCCACCCCTCATCCATCATTTTCTGACCAACAACCTCAACCGCCCCGAACGTCTCCAACGCACTTTCGGGTGCTGGCTTTCCCTTGACTCCTTCTACCTCCGCCGCCGACACATCAAAGCCACTTTGCAAAAAAACAGCCTGCCCACCGATGTTTACATCGGGCTGAACGACCGCTTCCTGCACCAAAAAGCCCTGCGCAATCTCTACGAAGGGCTGCCCAATGTGCGCGTCTTTTGGCTTGAAGAAGGCCACCGCCTTGTGGGAGAGGGCTTGGCGGAGGAAATCATCGCAGCGATAAAAATTTAG
- a CDS encoding response regulator transcription factor, with protein sequence MADTKAHLLYVEDDESLSFVTRDNLELNGYEVTYCEDGQKALDAIQSKQKFDLCILDVMLPEVDGFTLAQEIRKRDEVVPIIFLTAKSMKQDKIHGLTIGADDYMTKPFSIEELLLKIDIFLRRTKYANILKSSTPVSIARYSFDYKNLSLTAEGYSETLTQKEADLLKLLNEHRNQVVKRSFILETIWGKDDYFLGRSLDVFISRLRKYLSLDDRIKIENIHGVGFKFKVDD encoded by the coding sequence ATGGCCGACACAAAAGCACATTTATTGTATGTAGAGGACGACGAAAGCCTGAGCTTCGTGACTCGCGACAACCTCGAGCTCAACGGTTACGAAGTCACTTATTGCGAGGACGGGCAAAAGGCCCTCGATGCCATACAGTCGAAGCAAAAATTCGACCTCTGCATCCTCGACGTGATGTTGCCCGAAGTGGATGGCTTCACGTTGGCACAAGAAATCCGCAAGCGCGACGAGGTGGTGCCCATCATCTTCCTGACTGCCAAAAGCATGAAACAAGACAAAATACACGGCCTCACCATCGGTGCCGACGACTATATGACCAAGCCGTTCAGCATCGAGGAACTGCTGCTGAAAATAGACATCTTCCTGCGCCGCACCAAGTACGCCAACATCCTCAAATCCAGCACGCCAGTCAGCATCGCCCGTTATTCTTTCGATTACAAAAATCTCAGCCTCACCGCCGAAGGCTACTCCGAAACACTCACCCAAAAAGAGGCCGACCTACTCAAACTGCTCAACGAACACCGCAATCAGGTGGTGAAACGCTCCTTCATCCTCGAAACCATCTGGGGCAAGGACGACTACTTTTTGGGGCGCAGCCTCGACGTGTTCATTTCCCGTTTGCGAAAATACCTCAGCCTTGACGACCGCATCAAAATCGAGAACATCCATGGCGTGGGGTTCAAATTCAAGGTGGACGATTGA
- a CDS encoding sigma-70 family RNA polymerase sigma factor translates to MRYTDDYFIAEIQAGGHRQERGIRRLYEQFLYMAKQGRQKYRSLGDDEVLSAYNSAVIALRNQLVEGAFRGESSISTYLTRIYSNKCIDLLRSKNAHPTEPLESARETTSDEDSLKNLILSDQITRVMEQLQQLGEPCKQILLDSDYWGYSAEEIAQRIGFSNAASVNSKKYTCLQKLRQALLRNAET, encoded by the coding sequence ATGCGATATACTGACGATTATTTTATTGCGGAAATTCAGGCTGGCGGCCATCGTCAGGAAAGGGGGATTCGGCGGCTCTACGAACAGTTTCTCTACATGGCCAAACAAGGGCGGCAGAAGTATCGCTCGCTCGGCGACGATGAGGTGCTATCGGCTTACAATTCGGCAGTGATTGCCTTGCGTAACCAACTGGTGGAGGGTGCTTTTCGCGGCGAGAGCTCCATTTCAACCTATCTGACGCGCATTTATTCCAATAAATGTATTGACCTGTTGCGCTCCAAAAATGCTCACCCGACCGAGCCGCTCGAATCGGCGCGCGAAACGACCAGCGACGAGGACTCGCTGAAAAATCTCATCTTGTCCGACCAAATAACGCGGGTGATGGAGCAGCTCCAACAGTTGGGCGAGCCATGCAAACAGATTTTGCTCGACTCCGACTATTGGGGCTACAGCGCCGAAGAGATTGCCCAACGCATTGGGTTTAGCAATGCCGCTAGCGTGAACAGCAAAAAGTACACTTGCCTGCAAAAACTCCGGCAGGCGCTGCTGCGCAACGCCGAAACGTGA
- a CDS encoding CHAT domain-containing protein — protein sequence MRTPLLWLAMLALGLALCSQISERAPDEQAADITGWLKQTDKYIEEGEYDSSLALAQQVVLAAEKTANWEAWGKAQIHYLGSCYYLNRSAEAVATFPQLEHLGRAHIHPDSTFWGGYFNVAGAIFDQLGNYEEAIRYGLKEIAFFEKNGDHAAQAIASNNIGAYYLRRGDYDRALEYTQSALQLYRSNPKTDPADLAWTYGNLGAIWYRKKDYPRAVANAHEALSMLEKHFPGELPHDYIVAYNDLANVYVENGEPEKALEYLQKALAVHKKNRIEREIENVWHNLGYAYRMMGRYPEATVYLKKAIERYRPNHPNLGKAYRHLGIIAQHQGDLRGALTYHQQALRSLTDSFPHQDILANPAPQRVNAYFDFLFTLRDKGETLRELATAESNPVFLEAALSTYDLAAGVLDSMRAEYQEGSRQFWNEEAQPIIENAIAVAMQLHRNTGDLRYLEKAFEYAEKNKALLLAEALRDAAARQQAGIPDSVLEQEKSLKIDIAFYKRQIFREQQRTQPDTTKILLWQKNILERRRANEALLTRLEQSYPEYYRIKYSAPRLTISALQQRLPPNTSLLQFFKGDRELFVFYFDQHTAKGLSLPTDSNFVHAFERLLRQLRDRDQAAEQGRSAAAIAQFAADAHSLYRVLLAPVVAQIPEKLVVVPDGNLAYLPFELLVSKEPSAPTNYAQLPFLLQQTVLRYEYSASLALTQPTSSRASQLFAGYAPAYDEDSVVATSRGDQRNCRDADAATFAALHSNQTEVSQIARLLGGQSYLGKTATEANFKQRAHESRVLHFAMHGFLNDCDPMYSGLAFSRPRGRKGEDTRVVGEDTRVVGEDTRVVGEDTRVVGEDTRVVGEDTRVVGEDTNNGSSNDEANDGFLHTYEIYNLKMNAELAVLSACNTGQGQLAKGEGVISLARAFKYAGCPNVLMSLWQADDEATAHIMQDFYRHLKKGMGKAEAIRQAKLDYLSANTRNHPFFWGAFVLIGDDAPVSRPSSFGLWYALALAGMGVALWWFWRFRSRTR from the coding sequence ATGAGAACTCCTCTACTCTGGCTGGCTATGCTTGCACTAGGGTTGGCCTTGTGCAGCCAAATTTCCGAGCGTGCTCCCGACGAGCAGGCAGCCGACATAACAGGTTGGTTGAAACAAACGGACAAGTACATTGAAGAGGGCGAATACGACAGCTCCCTCGCATTGGCACAACAGGTTGTACTCGCGGCGGAAAAAACAGCCAATTGGGAGGCATGGGGCAAGGCACAAATCCATTACCTCGGCTCCTGCTACTACCTGAATCGAAGCGCCGAAGCCGTCGCCACCTTTCCCCAACTCGAACATCTCGGACGAGCACACATCCATCCCGACAGCACCTTTTGGGGCGGATACTTCAACGTGGCAGGCGCTATTTTTGACCAATTGGGCAACTACGAGGAAGCCATTCGCTACGGCCTGAAAGAAATCGCTTTCTTCGAAAAAAACGGCGACCACGCCGCCCAAGCCATCGCCAGCAACAACATCGGCGCATACTACCTACGCCGCGGCGACTACGACCGCGCGCTCGAATACACCCAATCCGCCCTCCAACTTTACCGCTCCAACCCCAAGACCGACCCCGCCGACCTCGCGTGGACCTACGGCAACTTAGGCGCTATCTGGTATCGGAAAAAAGACTACCCCCGCGCCGTCGCCAATGCCCACGAAGCCCTCTCCATGTTGGAAAAACATTTTCCGGGAGAGCTGCCGCACGATTACATCGTCGCTTACAATGACTTAGCCAACGTGTATGTGGAAAATGGAGAACCCGAAAAAGCACTGGAATACCTGCAAAAGGCACTTGCCGTACACAAAAAGAACAGAATCGAACGCGAAATAGAAAACGTCTGGCACAATCTCGGCTATGCCTACCGCATGATGGGGCGCTACCCCGAAGCCACCGTTTATCTGAAAAAAGCCATCGAACGCTATCGCCCCAACCACCCCAACCTCGGCAAGGCATACCGGCATCTGGGCATCATCGCGCAGCACCAAGGCGACCTGCGCGGCGCGTTGACCTACCATCAGCAGGCACTTCGCAGCCTGACCGACTCTTTCCCTCATCAGGACATACTGGCCAACCCCGCCCCACAGCGCGTGAATGCCTATTTCGATTTCCTTTTCACCCTCCGCGACAAAGGCGAAACGCTCCGCGAACTGGCCACAGCAGAGTCTAACCCCGTGTTTTTGGAGGCAGCACTGTCAACTTATGACTTGGCAGCCGGCGTGCTCGACAGTATGCGGGCAGAATATCAGGAAGGCTCGCGCCAATTCTGGAACGAGGAAGCACAGCCCATCATAGAAAACGCCATCGCGGTAGCCATGCAACTGCATCGCAACACGGGCGATTTGCGATATTTGGAAAAAGCGTTCGAGTATGCCGAAAAAAACAAGGCCCTCCTGTTGGCCGAGGCCCTCCGCGACGCCGCTGCCCGCCAGCAGGCAGGCATACCCGACTCTGTTTTGGAACAAGAAAAATCGCTGAAAATTGACATCGCTTTTTACAAAAGACAAATTTTCCGCGAACAACAAAGAACCCAACCCGACACCACCAAAATTTTGCTTTGGCAAAAAAACATCCTCGAACGCCGTCGCGCCAATGAAGCCCTGCTCACCCGATTGGAGCAATCGTACCCAGAGTATTATCGAATCAAATACAGCGCCCCCCGACTCACTATCTCGGCGTTGCAACAGCGCCTTCCGCCCAACACCAGCCTGCTGCAATTTTTCAAAGGCGACCGCGAGCTGTTTGTGTTCTACTTCGACCAACATACCGCAAAAGGCTTGTCGCTACCGACCGACTCCAACTTTGTCCACGCTTTTGAAAGGCTGTTGCGCCAGCTGCGCGACCGCGACCAAGCCGCCGAACAAGGGCGCAGCGCCGCCGCCATAGCGCAGTTTGCCGCCGATGCCCACTCACTCTATCGCGTGCTGTTGGCCCCCGTCGTAGCGCAAATCCCCGAAAAACTCGTGGTAGTGCCCGACGGCAACCTGGCCTATCTGCCCTTTGAGCTCCTAGTCAGCAAGGAACCCTCGGCACCCACCAACTATGCCCAGCTCCCGTTCCTGCTGCAGCAGACAGTGCTCCGCTACGAGTACTCGGCCAGTTTGGCGCTGACCCAACCCACCAGCTCTCGTGCTAGCCAACTGTTCGCGGGATATGCCCCCGCCTACGACGAAGACAGCGTGGTGGCTACCTCTCGTGGCGACCAGCGCAACTGCCGCGACGCGGATGCAGCCACTTTTGCGGCGCTACACAGCAACCAAACCGAAGTGTCGCAAATCGCCCGCCTGCTCGGTGGCCAATCATATCTGGGCAAAACAGCCACAGAAGCCAACTTCAAACAACGCGCCCACGAATCCCGTGTGCTGCATTTTGCCATGCACGGGTTTCTCAACGATTGCGACCCGATGTACTCTGGGCTGGCATTCAGCAGGCCACGGGGAAGGAAAGGCGAGGACACCAGAGTTGTTGGCGAGGACACCAGAGTTGTTGGCGAGGACACCAGAGTTGTTGGCGAGGACACCAGAGTTGTTGGCGAGGACACCAGAGTTGTTGGCGAGGACACCAGAGTTGTTGGCGAGGACACCAACAACGGCAGCAGCAACGACGAAGCGAACGATGGTTTTTTACATACTTACGAGATATACAACCTAAAAATGAACGCCGAGCTAGCCGTGTTGAGCGCCTGCAACACGGGCCAAGGCCAACTGGCCAAAGGGGAAGGCGTGATAAGTTTGGCGCGGGCGTTCAAATACGCGGGATGCCCCAATGTGCTGATGAGCCTCTGGCAAGCCGACGATGAGGCAACGGCACACATCATGCAGGACTTCTATCGCCACCTGAAAAAAGGAATGGGCAAGGCAGAGGCGATTCGGCAAGCCAAACTCGATTACCTGTCTGCCAATACCCGCAATCACCCTTTTTTCTGGGGCGCGTTTGTGCTGATTGGCGATGACGCGCCCGTCAGCCGACCATCGTCTTTTGGCCTGTGGTATGCGTTGGCATTGGCCGGGATGGGGGTGGCGTTGTGGTGGTTTTGGCGCTTTAGAAGCAGAACCCGATAA
- a CDS encoding tetratricopeptide repeat protein — MNEILYEFLRKYRLHQLSAEEQAAFEQRLTDDPAFAQEVSEYATMLAAIRQEGDRQLEARLSEYAQELLQAEKEPVLQTSNLRAMNTYRKFFYAAAAVLALLLAALPFLLNQDPGQAPEQLFAAHFAAPAAPAVRDAAPSAWQTAYAQGDYAAAVAGLEQLLGDASFARRSEALLYLGVSQLALGKADEALAALRQVSSDSYDWETAQWYTALALLKAGKVDEAKIIVDDVVHQNGHPFQKEAKALKAQLYTLIR, encoded by the coding sequence ATGAATGAAATCCTCTATGAGTTCCTTCGGAAATACCGCCTGCATCAACTTTCGGCGGAAGAGCAAGCTGCTTTTGAGCAGCGCCTGACCGACGACCCGGCTTTCGCGCAGGAAGTGTCGGAATACGCGACGATGCTCGCCGCCATCCGGCAGGAGGGCGACCGCCAGCTCGAAGCTCGGCTGTCGGAATACGCCCAAGAGTTGTTGCAAGCAGAGAAAGAACCTGTTTTGCAAACTTCCAACCTGCGAGCCATGAATACTTATCGCAAATTCTTCTACGCCGCTGCCGCCGTTTTGGCGCTGCTGCTCGCTGCCCTTCCTTTCTTGCTCAACCAAGATCCCGGCCAAGCGCCTGAGCAACTTTTTGCCGCACACTTTGCGGCACCTGCTGCCCCCGCCGTGCGCGATGCTGCTCCCTCAGCATGGCAAACGGCATACGCTCAGGGCGACTACGCCGCTGCCGTCGCTGGGCTGGAACAACTGCTTGGCGATGCCTCGTTCGCCCGCCGCTCTGAGGCGTTGCTCTATCTCGGCGTGTCGCAATTGGCGCTCGGCAAGGCCGATGAGGCGTTGGCCGCTTTGCGACAAGTCAGCAGCGACAGCTACGACTGGGAGACTGCCCAATGGTACACCGCCTTGGCCTTGCTGAAGGCAGGCAAGGTGGATGAGGCCAAAATCATTGTGGACGATGTGGTGCATCAGAACGGGCATCCTTTCCAAAAGGAAGCGAAGGCGCTTAAGGCGCAACTTTACACCTTGATTCGCTAG
- a CDS encoding PglZ domain-containing protein, whose product MDKIKILWADDEIDMLKPHLMFLQTKGYDVVTASNGHDAVEIYLERTNDIDVIFLDESMPGLTGLETLPKIKEINPAVPVVMITKNEAEHVMEEAIGSQISDYLIKPVNPNQILLTLKKIIDNKRLVREKTAMDYQQEFRQIFMQITGGLDYMEWVDAYKRIVGWELRLDANQAEVGDILAQQKQQANVEFSKYVVKNYFDWVDKNKEVGPVMSHSMMRKHIFPHIGKGVPTLVILLDNLRYDQWKVIEPFVNEQFRTENEGYFFSILPTATQYSRNAIFAGMMPADIELAFPDKWKNDTDEGGKNLFEDFFLEKQLDRVFRKGVKWDYFKVTNVNHGKELNDNILNYLNNDLTVIVYNFIDMLSHARTEMEVLKELAGDERAYRSLTRSWFLHSPLWTALQKLEGRDVQLFVTTDHGTIRVQSPSKVVGDRETTTNLRYKVGRNLQYERRDVLEVRDPKQAGLPRPNISSTFIFAKEDYFFLYPNNYNHFHNYYKNTFQHGGISLEEMICPVVRLRSK is encoded by the coding sequence ATGGACAAAATCAAAATTCTCTGGGCCGACGACGAGATTGACATGCTCAAGCCCCACCTCATGTTTCTCCAAACCAAAGGCTACGACGTGGTGACGGCCTCCAACGGCCACGATGCGGTGGAGATTTACTTGGAACGGACCAACGATATTGACGTGATATTCCTCGACGAATCCATGCCCGGCCTTACCGGGCTGGAAACGCTGCCCAAAATCAAGGAAATCAACCCAGCGGTGCCAGTGGTGATGATTACGAAAAACGAAGCCGAGCACGTCATGGAAGAAGCCATCGGCTCCCAAATTTCCGACTACCTCATCAAGCCCGTCAACCCCAATCAAATCCTGCTCACGCTCAAAAAAATCATTGACAACAAGCGGCTCGTGCGCGAAAAAACAGCGATGGACTACCAACAGGAGTTCCGCCAGATTTTCATGCAAATCACCGGCGGCCTCGACTACATGGAATGGGTAGATGCCTACAAGCGCATCGTGGGTTGGGAGCTCCGCCTCGATGCCAACCAAGCCGAAGTGGGCGACATTCTCGCGCAGCAAAAACAGCAGGCCAACGTCGAGTTTTCAAAATACGTCGTGAAAAACTACTTCGACTGGGTGGACAAAAACAAGGAGGTCGGCCCCGTGATGTCGCATTCCATGATGCGCAAGCACATATTCCCACATATCGGAAAGGGGGTGCCGACCCTTGTGATATTGCTCGACAACCTCCGCTACGACCAATGGAAAGTCATCGAGCCTTTCGTCAACGAGCAATTCAGGACGGAAAACGAAGGCTATTTTTTCAGTATTTTGCCCACCGCGACGCAGTATAGCCGCAATGCCATTTTCGCTGGCATGATGCCAGCCGACATCGAGCTGGCCTTTCCCGACAAATGGAAAAACGACACCGACGAGGGCGGCAAAAACCTGTTTGAAGATTTCTTTCTGGAAAAACAACTCGACCGCGTGTTTCGCAAAGGCGTGAAATGGGACTACTTCAAAGTCACCAACGTCAATCACGGCAAGGAACTCAACGACAACATTCTCAACTACTTGAACAATGACTTGACGGTCATCGTCTATAATTTCATTGATATGCTCTCCCACGCCCGCACCGAGATGGAGGTGTTGAAAGAACTTGCGGGCGACGAACGTGCCTATCGTTCCCTCACGCGCTCGTGGTTTTTGCACTCGCCGCTTTGGACGGCACTTCAAAAACTCGAAGGACGCGACGTGCAACTCTTCGTCACCACCGACCACGGCACCATCCGGGTGCAAAGCCCTTCCAAAGTGGTCGGCGACCGCGAGACGACCACCAACCTGCGCTACAAAGTGGGTCGAAACCTACAGTACGAGCGCCGCGACGTGCTCGAAGTGCGCGACCCCAAGCAAGCAGGCCTGCCGCGCCCCAACATCAGCAGCACGTTCATCTTTGCCAAAGAGGATTACTTCTTCCTCTATCCGAACAACTACAACCACTTCCACAACTATTACAAAAACACCTTTCAACACGGAGGCATCAGTTTGGAAGAAATGATTTGCCCGGTAGTGCGCCTACGGAGCAAGTGA
- the fabG gene encoding 3-oxoacyl-[acyl-carrier-protein] reductase gives MKLLEGKVALITGGSRGIGEALVRKFAEHGATVAFTYVSASSKERSEKLAAELGAKVKAYQSDAGDYAQAEALVSEVVKDFGKLDVLINNAGITRDTLMLRMTEQQWDEVIQTNLKSVFNLTKHALKPMIRAGGSIINMSSVVGVFGQAGQANYAASKAGIIGFSKSIAKEYGSRGLRCNAIAPGFIATEMTDALDEKTKEGYLSAIPMKRFGSGDDVANACVFLASDMGAYISGQVISVCGALNC, from the coding sequence ATGAAATTACTCGAAGGAAAAGTTGCTCTCATCACAGGCGGCTCGCGTGGCATCGGCGAGGCGCTGGTGCGCAAATTCGCCGAACATGGCGCAACGGTCGCGTTCACCTACGTCTCGGCTTCCTCCAAGGAACGCTCGGAAAAACTCGCCGCCGAATTGGGCGCCAAAGTCAAAGCCTACCAAAGCGACGCGGGCGACTACGCCCAAGCCGAGGCTCTTGTAAGCGAAGTCGTAAAGGACTTTGGCAAGTTGGATGTGTTGATTAACAACGCAGGCATCACCCGCGACACGCTTATGCTCCGCATGACCGAGCAACAATGGGACGAGGTGATTCAAACCAACCTCAAATCAGTGTTCAACCTCACCAAACACGCCCTCAAGCCCATGATACGCGCTGGCGGCAGCATCATCAACATGAGCTCCGTCGTGGGTGTGTTCGGGCAGGCCGGGCAAGCCAACTACGCCGCTTCCAAGGCGGGTATCATTGGCTTCTCCAAATCCATCGCGAAGGAATACGGCTCACGGGGACTTCGCTGCAACGCCATCGCGCCCGGCTTCATCGCCACCGAAATGACCGACGCACTCGACGAAAAAACGAAGGAGGGCTATCTCAGCGCCATACCCATGAAGCGTTTTGGCTCTGGCGACGACGTGGCGAACGCTTGCGTTTTTCTCGCTTCCGACATGGGCGCCTACATCAGCGGTCAGGTGATTTCGGTATGCGGGGCATTAAATTGTTGA
- a CDS encoding MFS transporter: protein MTDAYAALRIPDYRRFLAMRMMTTLAIQIMSVSVGYFVYDLTNDPLMLGFIGLAEAIPAIGISLWAGHLADKYNRRSILIGCILTLFLCSVGLLTLAAWRDLLPKAILLAGIYSVIFCTGIARGFFSPTNFAFLPQLVARKLLPNAIAWNSSTWEVASITGLGLGGILYGFAGVSFTFSVMSVLCLFALIFVFQIAPRPVPTTDHSEPAVERIKAGLHFVFSNQLLIAAIALDLFAVLFGGAVALLPVFAKDILKVGPEGLGILRAAMSLGAIGMAFVIAHRPLGKGAGKLMLACVAGFGVCIIGFGLSRLFWLSFFFLFLAGVFDAVSVYVRSSLMQHLTPEHMKGRVSSVNSIFITSSNEIGAFESGLTAKLMGTVPSVVFGGTMTILIAVFTWWRAAQLRKLDFEEIKK from the coding sequence TTGACAGACGCTTACGCTGCCCTGCGCATCCCCGACTACCGCCGCTTTCTCGCCATGCGGATGATGACCACGCTGGCCATCCAAATCATGTCGGTTTCAGTCGGCTACTTCGTCTATGACCTCACCAACGACCCGCTGATGTTGGGGTTCATAGGGCTGGCAGAGGCAATCCCTGCCATCGGTATCAGCCTTTGGGCGGGACACTTGGCGGATAAGTATAATCGGCGCAGCATCCTGATTGGATGCATCCTTACGCTTTTCCTTTGTTCCGTTGGGTTGTTGACTTTAGCCGCTTGGCGAGATTTACTGCCCAAGGCGATTCTGTTGGCGGGCATTTATTCGGTCATATTTTGCACGGGCATCGCGAGGGGTTTTTTTAGCCCGACAAACTTCGCTTTTTTGCCTCAATTGGTTGCTCGAAAACTATTGCCCAACGCTATCGCTTGGAACAGCAGCACCTGGGAGGTGGCCAGCATCACGGGGCTGGGGCTGGGTGGCATATTATACGGTTTTGCTGGGGTGTCGTTCACTTTTAGCGTGATGAGCGTGCTTTGTCTGTTCGCCTTGATTTTTGTGTTTCAAATCGCGCCGCGCCCTGTGCCGACTACCGACCATTCGGAGCCTGCGGTGGAGCGCATCAAGGCGGGTTTGCACTTCGTCTTTAGCAATCAATTACTTATCGCTGCCATCGCGCTCGATTTGTTCGCTGTGCTGTTTGGAGGGGCGGTGGCGTTGTTGCCGGTATTTGCCAAAGATATTCTGAAAGTGGGGCCGGAAGGCTTGGGCATTTTGCGGGCGGCGATGTCGCTGGGTGCCATCGGCATGGCGTTCGTTATCGCTCACCGGCCTTTGGGGAAAGGCGCGGGCAAATTGATGCTCGCCTGTGTGGCAGGGTTTGGCGTGTGCATCATTGGGTTTGGGTTGTCGCGGTTGTTTTGGCTGTCGTTTTTCTTCCTGTTTTTGGCAGGCGTGTTCGATGCGGTGAGTGTGTATGTGCGCTCGTCGCTGATGCAACACCTCACCCCTGAGCACATGAAAGGGCGCGTGTCGTCGGTCAATTCGATTTTTATTACCTCATCCAACGAAATCGGGGCCTTCGAGAGTGGGCTGACGGCCAAACTGATGGGCACGGTGCCTTCGGTGGTTTTTGGCGGCACGATGACGATTCTGATTGCGGTCTTTACTTGGTGGCGAGCGGCGCAGTTGAGGAAGTTGGATTTTGAGGAAATCAAAAAGTGA